A window from Flavobacterium gyeonganense encodes these proteins:
- a CDS encoding rhodanese-like domain-containing protein — MNLSQEDWVEQLKSDENAVILDVRTEDEFNDGYIENAVNIDINKGQAFIYEIEELDKNKNYYVYCRSGARSAKACQIMNELGFENAYNLLGGILDWEGDTVNP, encoded by the coding sequence ACAAGAAGATTGGGTTGAACAATTAAAGTCTGATGAAAATGCAGTTATACTGGATGTAAGAACTGAAGACGAGTTTAATGACGGCTATATTGAAAACGCTGTAAACATTGACATCAATAAAGGCCAGGCTTTTATTTATGAAATAGAAGAATTAGATAAAAACAAAAATTATTACGTGTATTGCCGTTCAGGAGCAAGAAGTGCAAAAGCATGTCAGATTATGAATGAATTAGGTTTTGAGAATGCCTATAATCTGCTTGGCGGAATCCTGGATTGGGAAGGTGATACCGTAAATCCATAA